A single genomic interval of Oncorhynchus gorbuscha isolate QuinsamMale2020 ecotype Even-year linkage group LG25, OgorEven_v1.0, whole genome shotgun sequence harbors:
- the LOC124013857 gene encoding transmembrane protein 272-like produces MNLYLLSPPGISKLLACVIPIAQITIGAVYLYDCPRQHYIPIYLVVMGATGLALALLSCLPCAQDSDDMAPNFLNHLCTTWSTLTSLFLFCWFISGESERP; encoded by the exons ATGaacctctatcttctctctcccccaggtatCTCAAAACTACTTGCGTGTGTCATTCCTATCGCTCAGATCACCATAG GTGCAGTGTACCTGTATGACTGCCCCCGGCAGCACTACATCCCCATTTACCTGGTGGTAATGGGGGCCACCGGCCTGGCCCTAGCCCTGCTCTCCTGCCTACCATGTGCCCAGGACTCAGATGACATGGCCCCCAACTTCCTGAACCACCTCTGCACCACCTGGAGCACCCtgacctccctcttcctcttctgttgGTTCATCAGCGGTGAGTCtgagagaccgtga